From the Candidatus Zixiibacteriota bacterium genome, one window contains:
- a CDS encoding GNAT family protein, producing the protein MAEPVYPTLPSLVGDEIYLRIVTPDDIAQTHHWLIQSDPHLQTCEPFVMMTASEAAEIYRKKERTVETVSYITIRKKDNTPIARIRYFNYNPMNRSAEIGYLVDPDQRRKGYARESILVLCRYLFRNLGLHKVHAQTASVNIPSVQLLESCGFKRDGVLRAHHFYNGEFHDDFIYSILAFELGR; encoded by the coding sequence ATGGCTGAACCTGTCTACCCAACGCTGCCATCGCTTGTTGGCGATGAAATATATCTGCGAATTGTAACTCCTGACGATATCGCCCAGACTCACCACTGGCTGATACAATCTGATCCGCATTTGCAAACATGTGAGCCGTTTGTTATGATGACGGCATCTGAGGCCGCCGAGATATACCGCAAGAAAGAGCGCACAGTGGAGACTGTCTCATATATTACAATCCGCAAAAAGGATAACACACCGATCGCGCGGATTCGATATTTCAATTACAATCCGATGAACCGCTCGGCTGAGATAGGCTATCTGGTTGATCCTGACCAGCGAAGAAAAGGATACGCGCGAGAATCAATATTGGTATTGTGCCGGTATCTATTCAGAAATCTTGGATTGCACAAAGTCCACGCCCAGACGGCATCTGTAAATATTCCATCAGTTCAGCTATTGGAGTCATGCGGCTTCAAACGCGACGGCGTGCTCCGCGCGCACCATTTTTACAACGGTGAATTCCATGATGATTTTATTTATTCGATATTAGCCTTTGAATTGGGACGGTAG
- a CDS encoding tetratricopeptide repeat protein has translation MDLEKHSALDPNPAKDQPCAVSRCPHHRHHGSRQIVVIALISLLLLLLGGCGVYFNTFFNAKKSFGSAEKSRKKSVAGLSGQNDYKIAIEKSLKVIENHTGSKYYDDALYILAASYFHSKQYAKAERRFSELIANYPENDRIRESELYLAKSKLELGDIGDAMALFGAIFDSESDRDYKAEAAMALSEYYFEEKNFEDAQSYLLAVRDSLGSEGQKRLAQKMIAEGYISTYRFNDGLKACIQLLGMTPDKDMEYFALFNAAECAYRLQRVKDGQAYLSKLMDNQLYFDSLSYLQLKVAEGYEIEEDLELAEATYQTVVEKSENPLALAEAYYRLGLTYQYDYDKLTDAKEYYDKAVKAQASSEPGRAALQHSSDIGKLERYSKARTLDTSATEEAINEVAQTQFLLAELFWFQLNKPDSAMAELRYLIDSFPTSESAPAAMISLAQMYRDHTLDTTSSDSVLRLMLATYPRSDDAPYALELLNLLGSPADTGYASHYILKAEYFIVDDFNLDSARAYYGQVIERFPDSKHATQARFNLIWLTEQYEHPGDSSLVFAYQEFLDSFPRSPMALDVQRWMGGLGRSAGRDRPIADRNNDDRQSPADTLRTDGVDLPPEDSIFTDRDRDDEVLDYGEQQFVNIYISPDKDTIILLNSQPVKIDKAFEFPADAYSIQQDEFRLYFQVLLDFTGKVLNHILKVPTINDELNDRASITVASMTFDPVKVSQQVFSVSVPKSSDDLGHWFVYEYRVKRPDFLK, from the coding sequence ATGGACTTAGAAAAACATTCTGCCTTAGACCCCAATCCGGCCAAAGATCAACCTTGTGCAGTTTCTCGGTGCCCACACCATCGGCATCATGGAAGCAGGCAAATTGTTGTCATAGCCCTCATTTCACTTCTACTACTGCTCTTAGGCGGCTGTGGAGTCTATTTTAACACTTTTTTCAATGCAAAAAAGTCGTTCGGCTCCGCTGAGAAGTCGCGAAAGAAAAGTGTCGCGGGACTTTCTGGACAAAATGATTACAAAATCGCAATTGAAAAGTCCCTAAAAGTTATCGAGAACCATACTGGCTCAAAATACTATGATGACGCGCTGTATATTTTGGCAGCGTCATATTTTCATTCAAAGCAGTATGCCAAAGCGGAGCGGCGGTTCAGTGAGCTCATTGCCAATTACCCTGAGAATGATCGTATCCGCGAATCCGAACTTTATTTGGCCAAATCAAAGCTGGAACTCGGCGACATAGGCGATGCTATGGCGCTGTTTGGCGCTATCTTTGATTCAGAATCTGACAGAGACTACAAAGCCGAGGCCGCGATGGCCCTAAGCGAATATTATTTCGAAGAAAAGAACTTTGAGGATGCACAAAGCTATCTTCTTGCGGTCCGCGATTCATTGGGAAGCGAGGGACAGAAGCGGCTTGCCCAAAAAATGATTGCCGAAGGTTATATCAGTACCTATCGCTTCAACGATGGCCTGAAAGCATGCATTCAGCTTCTTGGAATGACTCCAGATAAAGATATGGAATATTTTGCGCTCTTTAATGCCGCAGAATGCGCCTACCGTCTCCAGCGTGTGAAAGACGGACAAGCGTATCTCTCCAAACTAATGGACAACCAGCTCTATTTTGATTCACTCAGCTATTTACAGTTGAAAGTTGCCGAGGGGTACGAAATCGAAGAAGACCTTGAACTGGCCGAGGCGACATATCAGACAGTAGTGGAGAAATCAGAGAACCCACTCGCTCTTGCCGAAGCATACTACCGCCTCGGTCTGACATATCAATACGACTATGACAAACTTACAGATGCAAAAGAGTATTACGATAAAGCAGTCAAGGCTCAAGCATCTTCGGAACCAGGCAGAGCGGCGCTCCAACATTCATCTGATATCGGAAAACTCGAACGATACTCCAAGGCAAGGACTTTGGATACAAGCGCTACTGAGGAAGCCATCAATGAAGTGGCACAGACGCAGTTTCTCCTGGCCGAGCTGTTTTGGTTTCAGCTAAACAAGCCGGATTCGGCAATGGCCGAACTTCGCTATCTCATTGATTCGTTCCCGACCTCGGAAAGCGCGCCGGCGGCGATGATAAGTCTCGCCCAAATGTACCGTGATCACACACTTGATACCACAAGCTCGGATTCTGTGCTCCGACTTATGCTTGCGACATACCCCCGGTCGGATGATGCCCCCTATGCCCTTGAGTTGCTCAACCTTCTCGGAAGTCCCGCCGACACGGGTTATGCATCGCATTATATTCTAAAAGCGGAGTATTTTATTGTAGACGATTTCAATCTGGATTCAGCCAGAGCGTATTATGGTCAGGTTATCGAGAGATTCCCTGACTCGAAACATGCGACTCAAGCTCGCTTTAATCTCATCTGGCTTACCGAGCAGTATGAACATCCAGGCGATTCTTCGCTCGTATTTGCCTATCAAGAATTTTTAGACTCGTTTCCACGGAGTCCCATGGCGCTTGATGTTCAACGCTGGATGGGAGGGTTGGGCCGTTCTGCTGGGCGAGATCGCCCGATAGCTGACCGCAACAATGATGACCGTCAATCGCCCGCTGATACACTGCGGACTGACGGCGTAGATCTGCCTCCGGAAGACAGCATTTTCACGGATAGGGATCGTGATGACGAAGTTCTTGATTATGGGGAACAGCAGTTTGTGAACATTTATATCAGCCCGGACAAGGACACAATTATCCTTCTCAATTCACAGCCTGTTAAGATTGACAAGGCTTTCGAATTTCCGGCTGATGCCTATAGTATTCAACAGGATGAGTTTAGACTTTATTTTCAGGTTCTACTTGATTTTACCGGAAAAGTTCTCAATCATATCCTCAAAGTGCCTACGATAAATGATGAACTCAACGACCGCGCTTCGATAACTGTGGCGTCAATGACATTTGACCCGGTAAAGGTCTCACAGCAGGTATTCAGTGTGAGCGTACCCAAGTCGAGTGACGATCTGGGGCATTGGTTTGTCTATGAGTACCGAGTAAAGAGGCCGGATTTTCTTAAATGA
- a CDS encoding NAD-dependent deacylase codes for MLQELAGIIPRCRNAVVLTGAGISAESGVPTFRGSQGLWGKFKPEELATIEAFTANPKIVWEWYNWRRELVARITPNPGHYAFVALAEHFTRFTLITQNVDGLHQSAGSSDVLELHGNISRNKCVLCPIPINIDYSVDPSHIPQCKCGGMIRPDVVWFGEFLPEHVVENAFEKASQSDIFFTIGTSALVHPAASLALVAKQHGAIIVEINPEETAISKLADFRFASKSGELLPELVALLAQEPSWT; via the coding sequence ATGTTGCAGGAATTAGCCGGAATTATCCCCCGTTGCCGAAATGCGGTAGTCCTTACAGGAGCTGGGATCTCAGCCGAATCGGGCGTCCCCACATTTAGAGGCAGCCAAGGGCTGTGGGGAAAGTTCAAACCCGAAGAGCTTGCAACAATCGAGGCCTTTACTGCAAACCCAAAAATTGTCTGGGAATGGTACAACTGGCGGAGAGAACTTGTCGCCAGAATCACTCCAAATCCCGGCCATTACGCATTCGTCGCTCTGGCTGAACATTTTACTCGGTTCACATTGATAACACAAAACGTTGACGGCCTACATCAGTCAGCCGGATCTTCCGATGTGCTTGAACTGCATGGCAATATCAGCCGGAATAAATGTGTGCTCTGTCCCATACCAATCAATATAGATTACAGTGTTGACCCTTCGCATATTCCACAATGCAAATGCGGAGGGATGATACGCCCCGATGTTGTTTGGTTCGGAGAATTTCTGCCAGAGCATGTAGTTGAGAACGCCTTCGAAAAGGCTAGTCAATCAGACATCTTCTTCACTATTGGGACATCGGCGTTAGTCCACCCGGCAGCATCTCTCGCTTTGGTAGCAAAACAGCATGGGGCGATAATTGTAGAGATAAACCCTGAAGAGACGGCCATTTCGAAGCTTGCCGATTTTCGATTTGCTTCAAAATCGGGGGAACTATTGCCAGAGTTGGTAGCGTTGTTAGCTCAGGAACCCTCATGGACTTAG
- a CDS encoding dihydroorotate dehydrogenase electron transfer subunit, protein MSKLTCESTPLVKSRDLKNTYYSYTFGPYPRIADCRPGQFIHLQLPTRDIYFRRPMSIASVDLKKKEVEIIFKIFGHGTSLLATHHVNESVNILGPLGVPFTLPRKNETAIMIAGGIGFPPLLFLAKDMIKRGHNPKLIEFFYGGRSSADIVERSRLRKLGVNFHPVTDDGSFGEEGFVTDSVARFLSRHKGTQNYRIYGCGPEAMLKATDTLGLTHTIPGQLSLEAPMPCGFGVCLGCVVPLRGGGHARVCVDGPVFEIGQVLL, encoded by the coding sequence ATGAGTAAACTGACGTGCGAAAGCACGCCGCTGGTAAAAAGCCGAGACTTAAAGAATACCTACTATTCCTACACATTCGGGCCGTATCCCCGTATAGCGGATTGTCGGCCCGGTCAATTTATCCATTTACAACTGCCCACTCGCGATATCTACTTCCGTCGTCCGATGTCCATTGCATCTGTCGACCTCAAAAAGAAGGAAGTAGAGATTATCTTCAAGATTTTCGGGCATGGAACAAGTCTGCTGGCCACCCATCATGTCAATGAATCGGTCAACATACTCGGCCCGCTCGGCGTTCCTTTCACATTACCCAGGAAAAATGAGACAGCAATCATGATTGCCGGGGGAATCGGCTTTCCCCCGCTTCTCTTTTTGGCCAAAGATATGATAAAACGCGGCCACAATCCTAAATTGATCGAGTTCTTCTACGGCGGTCGAAGTTCCGCAGATATTGTCGAGCGGAGCCGGCTCCGAAAACTTGGAGTCAATTTTCATCCGGTCACTGATGATGGTTCATTCGGTGAGGAAGGATTTGTGACCGATTCGGTAGCCAGATTTTTGAGTCGACACAAGGGGACGCAGAATTATCGCATCTACGGCTGCGGTCCTGAAGCAATGCTGAAAGCCACAGATACCCTTGGACTTACTCACACAATTCCCGGCCAACTTTCTCTCGAAGCCCCGATGCCATGCGGATTCGGCGTCTGTCTCGGCTGTGTTGTGCCGCTTCGCGGTGGCGGCCATGCCCGGGTTTGTGTCGATGGCCCAGTCTTTGAGATTGGCCAGGTGCTTCTGTGA
- a CDS encoding dihydroorotate dehydrogenase, producing MTPDLRITLAGVEFTNPIMTASGCCGYGEELARVFPLSKLGALVTKTITPLPRLGHPTPRTAETPSGMLNAIGLANVGIDAFITDKIPFLQKQKTKTIVNVGGATVQEYVDLCARLNDFESVHMVELNLGCPNVNEGGMEFGADPKMTERTVAEVKKVFRRPVIAKLTPNVTSISQIALAAEQGGADILSIINSLVGTSIDINTWKPRLTFNRGGLTGPAIKPIALAMVDAVYRKCKLPIIGIGGITNANDVIEFLLCGASAVQVGTALFVEPDGPVTILRELTAYMKKRKLGTLNDLIGKVEKY from the coding sequence GTGACCCCTGACCTGCGCATTACCCTTGCCGGAGTCGAATTCACAAATCCAATCATGACTGCATCCGGTTGCTGCGGATACGGCGAAGAACTCGCTCGCGTATTCCCCCTGTCAAAGTTGGGCGCGCTGGTCACAAAAACAATCACGCCTCTTCCTCGCCTCGGTCATCCGACACCCCGCACGGCAGAAACCCCGAGCGGAATGCTCAATGCCATTGGTCTGGCCAATGTTGGTATCGATGCCTTCATCACCGACAAAATCCCCTTTTTACAGAAACAGAAAACGAAGACAATCGTCAATGTCGGCGGTGCGACAGTTCAGGAATACGTCGACCTTTGTGCGCGACTCAATGACTTTGAATCAGTCCACATGGTTGAACTGAATCTCGGCTGTCCGAATGTGAACGAGGGCGGCATGGAATTCGGCGCTGACCCAAAAATGACCGAAAGAACAGTCGCTGAGGTCAAAAAAGTTTTCCGACGGCCGGTCATTGCCAAACTCACACCGAATGTCACCAGTATCAGCCAGATCGCGCTTGCTGCCGAACAAGGCGGCGCGGATATTCTCTCCATTATCAATTCACTGGTTGGTACCTCCATTGATATTAATACCTGGAAGCCGAGACTAACCTTCAATCGAGGCGGGTTAACAGGCCCGGCGATTAAACCGATCGCGTTGGCGATGGTCGATGCCGTCTACCGCAAATGCAAGCTTCCCATTATCGGAATCGGCGGTATAACGAATGCCAATGATGTTATAGAGTTTCTCTTGTGCGGCGCAAGCGCGGTCCAGGTCGGTACTGCGCTTTTTGTCGAGCCGGACGGGCCAGTCACTATTCTCAGGGAGCTTACAGCCTATATGAAAAAACGAAAATTGGGGACTTTGAACGATCTTATCGGCAAAGTTGAAAAATATTAA
- the pyrF gene encoding orotidine-5'-phosphate decarboxylase yields the protein MSVVKDLQRIQQKNRSMICLGLDLDAKLMPGDYGASIKGMFEFAHRIIDATADLVCAYKPNLAFFEHHGSEGLSLLRLIVERIPPEIPVILDAKRGDIGNTAAHYAEFLFNYLKGHWVTINPYMGYDSMRPFLEYKDKGAFVLCLTSNPGSNDFQQLNVDGKPLYQVVAEKMSYWNKDQNCGLVVGATHPDQLRQIRTIAGDMPLLIPGVGAQGGSLEEAAILGTDGFRKTAIINVSRSVLYASSENDFAQKARSELSILNTTIYKLRQGHPTDVEESAGQSASAPTSEPNQNQ from the coding sequence ATGAGCGTAGTTAAAGACCTTCAACGAATACAGCAAAAAAACAGATCGATGATCTGTCTTGGACTCGATTTGGATGCTAAACTCATGCCCGGAGATTACGGGGCATCGATTAAAGGGATGTTCGAGTTTGCCCACCGGATTATCGATGCCACAGCCGATCTTGTATGCGCCTATAAACCGAACCTTGCGTTTTTTGAACACCATGGTTCCGAAGGACTGTCATTGCTTCGCCTGATAGTCGAACGCATCCCTCCGGAAATCCCGGTTATTCTTGATGCTAAACGCGGAGATATCGGCAACACCGCCGCCCATTACGCTGAGTTTTTATTTAATTATCTCAAAGGACACTGGGTGACCATCAACCCATACATGGGCTATGATTCGATGCGCCCATTTTTGGAATACAAAGATAAAGGCGCATTCGTTCTTTGTCTGACCAGCAATCCAGGCTCGAATGACTTTCAGCAGTTGAATGTGGACGGCAAACCGCTCTATCAGGTTGTCGCCGAAAAAATGTCATACTGGAATAAAGACCAAAATTGCGGACTTGTGGTGGGTGCGACACACCCTGACCAGCTCCGCCAGATTCGAACTATCGCAGGCGATATGCCGCTCTTGATCCCGGGTGTTGGCGCCCAAGGCGGATCGCTCGAAGAGGCCGCCATACTCGGAACCGATGGTTTCCGCAAAACGGCCATCATCAATGTCAGCCGCTCGGTGCTGTATGCGTCGTCGGAAAATGATTTTGCGCAGAAGGCCCGCTCGGAACTGAGTATTCTCAATACGACAATTTATAAGCTTCGTCAGGGTCACCCGACTGATGTCGAAGAGTCCGCCGGCCAATCTGCTTCGGCGCCGACGTCGGAACCAAATCAAAATCAGTAA